The genomic DNA AGATGCGACTCGTCGGCGTCGAGGCCTTCGAGCGGCGGGCTCTCTTCCGGGCCATGCTGGGGCGCAAAGCGCGCTACGAATTGCGGGTCGACGTGAAGAACGCGACCGCCCAACCCTGGCGCCACGCGCAGGGAGTCGGCTCCGTCTATCTCACCGGCCGCTGGATGGACCGCGCCACGGGCAGGCAACTGGGTTTCACCCGCTCGACGCTGATCGGCGAGGAGTTGAAGCCCGGCGAGAGCCGCCTGTTGCGCCTGGTCGTCGATGTGCCCGATTATGCCCCGCAGGCCGATCTGATCGTCACGATGATCCAGGCCGGATGCTCCTGGTTCCACGAGGCGGGCGATCCGGGCGCCATCCGGATGAGGCTGCGATGACATCGCGGCGCCGTTTCCCGACCGTCCTCGGCAAATCCCTTGCCCGGTGCGGCGACGGCCAGTAAACCTGTCGCCGTCATTTGACGGCGGCGGAACACCAGTGGTTGAGGCCGAAAGCCGGCATGGCCCAACATGGGGAACGGATCGGATGGAACGCCCGCAAGACACCGAAGACTTTGGCCACGCCGCGCGATCGCTTCTGGAAGCGTCCGCGCGGGTGGGCTCCAATCCTCTGTACGTCCAGGGGGCCGGCGGCAACACGTCGCTGAAGATCGGTGACGTGCTGCGGGTGAAGGCCTCCGGGACCCGGCTGGCCGACGCGCTGGTCTCGGACGTGTTCGTGGACGTCAGCCTGTCGCGGGTCCGCCAGGGTGTCCGCGACTGCGCCGCCGATCCGGTGGCCGGGGCCGCCCTCGGCGCCGGCGGGCTGCGCCCGTCCATCGAGACGACGCTCCACGCGCTGATGCCGCACCCGGTGGTCTTCCACGTCCACTGCGTGAACACGCTCGCCTGGGCCGTCCAGCCGTCCGCCGCGCCCGCGCTCGCCGCGCGGCTGGACGGGCTGGCCTGGGCGATGGTCCCCTACTGCAAGCCTGGCCTGGACCTGACGCGGGCGGTCGCGGCCGCGGTCGCGGAACGGCCCGCCGATGCGCCGGCGGATGTGGTGATCCTGGCCAACCATGGCCTGATCGTCGGCGGCGCCGACTGCGCGGCGGTGGAAGCCCTTCTCGACGAGGTGGCCGGCCGGCTGCGGGTCGACCCCCGTCCCGCCGGGAACCCCGACCGGGCACGGCTGGAGGAAATCGCCGCAGGCAGCGGTTACCGCCCGACCCGCCGGGACGAGGCGCACGGGCTGGCCCTGTCGCCGGCCGCGGTGCGGATCGCGGCGTCCGGCTCGCTCTATCCCGACCATGTCGTCTTTCTCGGCCCAGGGGTGGCGGTCGCCGAAGACCGCGCCGCGCTGGACCGCGTGGTGTCGGCCAGCGGCGCCCTTCCCTTCCGTCCCGTGGTGCTGATCCCCGGCGCCGGCGTCCTGGTGCCCGAAGGGCTTGGCGAGGCCGGCGAGGAAATGGTCGCCGCCCTCGCCATGGTCGTCGCCCGGATTCCCGACGGCGCCGGCGTGTCCTGCCTTTCCGCCGCCGACGAGCAGGCCCTCCTGAACTGGGACGCGGAAAAGTACCGCCAGTCGCTCCAGACCTCACAAACCCTCCAGCCACGCTGAACCGCCATGCAGATCGTCATTCCCATGTCCGGCTTCGGCGAGCGTTTCCGCCGCGCCGGCTACACGGTTCCGAAGCCGCTGATCGAGGTCGACGGCAAGCCGATCATCGAGCATGTCGTCGGGCTGTTCCCCGGCGCCACGTCCGTCCTCTTCATCGTCAACCGGGATCACCTGGACGAGCCGGCCTACCGCCTGCGCGAGACGCTGGAGCGGATCGCCCCGTCGGGCCGGATCCTGCCGATCGATCCGCACAAGCTGGGGCCGATCAACGCCGTCCTCCAGGTGGCCGACGCCATCGACATGGACGCGCCGACCATCGTCAATTATTGCGACTTCACCTGCCTGTGGGACTTCGACGCCTTCCAGGCGCACGCGCGGGAGACCGGCTGCGACGGCAGCGTCATCGGTTACACCGGCTTCCACCCGCATATGCTGGGGTCGACCAACTACGCCTACGTCCGCAGCGAGGGCATCTGGGCGCGCGACATCCAGGAGAAGAAGCCTTTCACCGACCGGCCGATGGACGAGTTCGCGTCCAGCGGCACCTATTACTTCCGCACCGGCGCGGTGATGCGCGAGTGCTTCGAAGAGACCATGCGCCGCGGGCTGATGGTCAACGGCGAATATTATGTCAGCATGGCCTACAAGCCGCTGCTGGACGCCGGACGCCCGGTCACCGTGTTCCCGGTCGAGCATTTCATGCAGTGGGGCACGCCCCAGGATCTGCAGGAATACCGGTGGTTCTCCGACGCCTTCCGCCGCCAGGGCACGCCGGAGGCCGCGATCGCCCCCCGCCACGCCGGCACGGTCATGGTGCCGATGGCCGGGGCCGGTTCCCGCTTCGCGGCCCGCGGCTACACGCTGCCGAAGCCGCTGGTGCCGGTGTCCGGACGGCCGATGGTCGAACAGGCCGTGCGCGACCTGCCGGACGCCGACCGGCGGCTGTTCGTCCTGCGCCGCGACATGCCCGGCGCCGAGGCCTGCGCCGACGCCCTGCGGTCGGCCTTCGGCAACGCGGAGATCACCATGATCGACGCGCTGACCGACGGGCAGGCGCGCACCTGCCTGCTGGGGCTGGACGGCGTTGACCTCGATCGGCCGCTGACCATCGGCGCCTGCGACAACGGCGTCCTCTACGACGCGGCGGCCTTCTCCGCCCTGATGGACGACCCGGAGACCGACGTGATCGTGTGGGGAGCCCGCGGGTATCCGGGCGCCCTGCGGGCTCCGCAGATGTACGGCTGGATCGACGCCGAGGATGGCCGGGTCCGCAACGTCTCGGTCAAGGTGCCGCTGGACGACCCGTCCCGCGATCCGGTGATCGTCGGCACCTTCACCTTCAAGCGGGCCGGCGATTTCAGGCGGGCGGCGGAGCGCATGATCGCCGCCGACCGCCGGGTCAACGGCGAATTCTACGTCGACAGCTGCATCAACGACGCGGTGGAGATGGGTCTGTCCGTGCGCCTGCTGGAGGTTCACTCCTACCTGTGCTGGGGCACGCCGGACGATCTGGAAACCTACGCCTACTGGCAGGCCGCCTTCCACAAGTGGGCCAACCATCCCTACCGGCTGGAAGCGGACCCGGACGTCGCCGATGCCGGCGTTTCCGGCCGGCCGGCGTCCGCCTAACCGGGAACGAGGCACGAAATCATGTCGTTGCAGCGTCAGGCCAGCCGCTTCCTGGTGGTCGGATCGACCACCGTGGCGATCGACATGGTGGTCTACACCCTGCTGCTGTGGCTGGGGGCGGCGGTGATGCCGGCCAAGGCGACCGGCTTCATCGCCGGCACGGTCTTCGCCTATTTCGCCAACCGCATGTGGACCTTCGGCGGCGCCAGGGGCGGGGTCCAGACGGTGCTCCGCTTCCTCGGGGTGTATTTTCTGGCCCTCGTCATCAACGTCGCGCTCAACAACGGCGTGATCCTTCTGGCGGGAACCGGCCCCTGGTCCATGGCCGCGGCCTTCCTGATCGCCACCGGCGCCTCGGCCTGCTTCAACTTCGTCGGCATGCGCCACTTCGCATTCTCGGGGGCACGTCCGTGAGCACCTATTCCCTGGTCATTCCCTGCTACAACGAGGCGCGGAACCTTCCCCTGCTGCTGGCCCGCGCCGGCGAGGCCTTCACCCGTCCGGACATCGAGCTGGTGCTGGTCGACAACGGCTCCACCGATGACTCCCCGGCGGTGCTGCAGGAGCTTCTGCCCCGTTATCCCTTCGCCCGCAGCGTGCGGGTGGAGGTCAACCAGGGTTACGGGTTCGGCATCCTGTCGGGGCTGCGCGCGGCGCGCGGGCGCGTGCTCGGCTGGACGCACGCCGACATGCAGACCGACCCCGCCGACGCCCTGACCGGCTTCGCCCTGTTCGACGCGGCCCGTGACCCCGACCGGCTGTTCGTCAAGGGCCGGCGCCAGCACCGCCCCCTGGGCGACGCCGTCTTCACCGCCGGCATGGGGCTGTTCGAGACGGCGCTGCTGCGCCAGCCCCTGTGGGACATCAACGCCCAGCCGACCCTGTTCGGCCGCGGCTTCTTCGAGACCTGGGCCAACCCGCCCCACGACTTCTCGCTCGATCTCTACGCCTTCTACATGGCGCGGGCCGCCGGGCTGGAGGTGAAGCGGTTCCCCGTGCTGTTCGGCAAGCGCGCCCACGGCACTTCGCACTGGAACATCAACTGGCGGGCGAAGGTGAAGTTCATCCGCCGTACGCTCGACTACAGCCTCCGCCTGCGCGCCACCCTGAGCGAGTCCCGGAGCAAGCCCGAGAGCACCTCATGAAGATCATCCGCCACCGCCGCAACACGCTCGCCGAGCTTCAGGCCACCCCCACCGAGCTGGGAGTCGAGGTCGACATCCGCAGCCAGGGCACGGAGCTGGTGATCCATCACGATCCCTTCGTGGCCGGCGAGCCGTTCGAGGCCTGGATCGCCGCCTACCGTCACGGCACGCTCATCCTCAACGTCAAGGAGGAGGGTCTGGAGACGCGCCTGCTGGCGCTGATGGAGCGGCACGGCATCACCGACTTCTTCTTCCTGGACCAGTCCTTCCCCTTCCTGGTCAAGACCGCGAACCAGGGCGAGCGGCGCTGCGCGGTGCGGGTGTCGGAGTTCGAATCCGTCGACACCGCGCTGACTCTGGCCGGGCGCATCGAGTGGGTGTGGGTTGACTGCTTCACCCGCTTCCCGCTCGACGCCGCCCAGGCGGCCCGCCTGCAGGACGCCGGACTGAAGCTGTGCCTGGTCTCGCCCGAGCTGCAAGGCCGCGGAACCGCGGGGATCGCCGACATGCGCCGGCTTCTGGAGCGTGAGGGAATCGTCGCCGAGGCCGTCTGCACGAAGGAACCCGAGGCATGGCGCTGAACTTGCCCGGTCTGGTCCCGTCCGGTCTGGCCAGATCCGGTTTCACCACATTCGGTTTGATGCGTGATCCGTGGTTTCTGACGGGGCTGGCGGCGCGCGGCCTTCTGCTGGTCTTCCTCGCGCCGCACATCCAGGACACCTGGTTCGTCCCCTTCCTCACCGGAACCATCCAGTCGCCGGCTCTCGACCCGTGGTCGGCCTTTCTGGCCGGCGGCGGCGATTCCCTGAGCTTCCCCTACGGCCCGGTCATGATGGCGGCCTTCCTGCCGCTGGTCCTGGCGGGCTGGCTGATCGGGCTGCCGTTCGGCGCGGAGGTGGTTCTGGCCGGTCTGGGGCTCCGCCTGACCCTTCTCGCCTTCGACGTCGCCGGCTTTCTGGTGCTGCGGCGGATGTTCCCCAAGCGCGGGGCGCTGCTGACCCTGGGTTACTGGCTGTCGCCCCTGGTGCTGTACATCACCTACTGGCACGGCCAGCTCGACATCGTTCCGGTCGTCATCATGGTCGGCGCCTTCATGATGATCGGCGAGCACCGGTTCCGCGAGGCCGGGCTGCTGCTGGCCCTGGCCTGCGCCGCCAAGCTCAGCATGCTGCTGGCGCTTCCCTTCCTCGGCATCTACCTGTGGCAGAACAAGCGGCTGCGCAGCGGCTTCGTGCCCTTCGCCGGAACCTTCGCCGGCGTCCTGGCGGTGCTGGGGTTGCTTCCCCTGCTGTCCTCCGGCTACCGCGACATGGTGATGGAGACGCCGGAGGCGGCCAAGCTGTACTGGCTGTCGCTGCCGCAGGACGACGGTCTGGTCATCTATCTGGCGCCTCTGGCCTTCGCGCTGATGGTCTACGCGATGTGGCGGCTGCGGCGGACCAACTTTTCGCTGCTCCTGGCGATGACCGGGGTGTCGTTCCTGACCGTGGTCCTGATGACGCCGGCGTCGCCCGGCTGGTACCTGTGGGCCCTGCCCTTCCTGATCGTCTATCAGATCGGCGCGGACCGGGTGGGCTGGTGGCTGGTCGCCCTCTTCTCCACCATGGTCGTGCCGCTGCTGGCGCTGACCGCGTCCGGCCCACGCCTGCCGCTGTTGGGGATCGATCTCACCCCGCCGCACCTGCTGTCGTCCCACGCCCATTCGGTGTGGCTGACGGCGGTGGTCGCGGTCGGCTGCGTGCTGGCCATCCGCCTGTTCCGCAACGGCATCCAGCGCAACGATTACTTCCGTCTCAGCCGCGGCCCCCTGGCCATCGGCATCGCCGGCGATTCCGGAGCCGGGAAGGACACGCTGGCGGCGGCTCTGGAAGGGCTGTTCGGGCGCCATTCGGTCCAGCACATCCTGGGCGACGGCTATCACAAATGGGCGCGCGGCGCGCCGATGTGGCGGGCGGTCACGCACCTGAACCCGCGGGCCAACGACCTCCCCCGGCTGTCCGAGCATGTGCACGCCACCCTGGACGGGCGCGACGCGGTCGGCCAGATCTACGATCATCACACCGGCCGTTTCAGCCCGCCGATCACGCTGGCCAGCAACGACGTGCTGCTGATCTCCGGCCTGCACACGCTGCTGCCGCCGGCCCTGGTGGAGCGGCTGCACGTCCGCATCTTCCTGGAGACGGACGAGGAGCTTCGCTTCTTCTGGAAGATGCGGCGCGACGTCGCCAAGCGCGGCCACGATCCGGCCGCGGTGCGCGCGCAGATGGCCCGCCGGAAGCCCGACAGCGACGCCTACATCAAGCCCCAGATGGCCAACGCCGATCTCGTCTTCCAGGTGGCCGCGGTCAATGCCGAGCATCTGTCCCGTCCAAAGGACGACCCGATCCCGTTGAAGCTCCGCGTGATCATCCGCGACAGCCTCTACACGGAGCGCCTGAGCAAGGCCCTGATCGCCATCTGCGGCGTGCATCTGGATCTGGACTTCCCGGACGAGGGCCAGACGGTGGACATGACCATCGAGGGCGACGTCTGGGCCGAGGACATCGGCCTGGCCGCGGCCAACCTCGTCCCCCACCTGGACGAGCTTCTGGACGTCCAGCCGCACTGGCACTCCAACATGCTGGGCGTGATGCAGCTGATCGTCCTCATGCAAATCGACGAAAACCTTCGCAGACGGGTCGCGAAATGACACTCACCTTCACCCGCCCAGAGGCGTTCGCCACCCCTCCCGAAGCCATCGTCTTCGACACGGACAACAACCTCTACGCCTACGACCCGGCCCATGCGGAGGCGACGGAGGCGGCCGAGCGCAAGGCCTGCAAGCTGTTCGGCCTGTCGCGCAAGGAGTTCCACGACGCCTTCACCATCGCCCGCCGGGAGGTGAAGGAGCGGCTGGGCAAGACCGCCGGGTCCCACAGCCGCCTTCTCTATTTCCAGCGCACGATCGAGCTGCTGGGCATGAAGACGCAGCTTCTGGCGACGCTCGACATCGAGCAGACCTACTGGCGCACCTTCCTGCACGCCAGCACCTTGTTCCCGGACGTCAAGGAGTTCCTGCTCGATCTCCGCTCGCTCGGCATCAAGACGGCGATCGCCACCGATCTCACCGCGCAGATCCAGTTCCGCAAGATCATCTATTTCGGCCTCGACGATTATTTCGACTACGTCGTCACCTCGGAGGAGGCCGGCCACGACAAGCCGCACGCGGCCCCCTTCCAGCTCGCCGTGGACAAGCTGGGCGTGCCGCCGCAGCGGTGCTGGATGATCGGGGACAACCCCGTGGCCGACGTGCAGGGCGGCCGCGCCTTCGGCATGATCACCCTGCAGAAGCGCCACGCGGGCGTGAAGATCGCCGAAGGGGAGCAGGCCGCGGACGCGGTGTTCGACGAGTTCGGCGAACTGCGCCATCTGTTCGTGCAGCGCGGCTGGATGAAGCCGGCGCCGGACGGCAAGCCGCACGGGCTTCCCGAGACCCCCATCATGCAGACGGGGGGACGCAGCCGGGTCGCCGATACGGAACGGTTGCCGCACTCCTGAAGCGGGCGGGGAACGGCGGCCGGTCCCGCGCCGTTCCCCGCCGGGGGAGGGTTACAGCGCCATGGTGGTGAGGCTGGGTAGGCCGGTCTTCTCGTTGTAGGCCTCCAGGACCTCGTCGACCGGGCCGAAGCGCACGATGGTCCCGTGGTCGAGCCACAGGATCTTGTTGCACAGCCGCCGCAGCACGTTCTCCATGTGCGAGGCGACGACCATGATGCTCGCCCGGTTGACGAAGCCCTCGGCCCGGCGCTGCGCCTTCTCCAGGAACTTCACGTCGCTGACGGCGATCCACTCGTCCATCAGCAGGATTTCCGGATCCACCGCGGTCGCCGCGGCGAAGGCCAGCCGCAGCGTCATGCCGGAGGAGTAGGTGCGCACCGGCAGGCTCAGATAGTCGCCGAGCTCGGTGAAGGCGGCGATGTCGTCCATCTTGCGCTCGATCTCGGCGGGAGAGATGCCGAAATAGGCGGCGCGCATGCGGATGTTGTCGTAGCCCGACGCGTCCATGTCCATGCCAAGCCCCAGGTCGAACAGCGGAGTCACCCGCCCTTCGACCCGGATGCGCCCGCCGGTCGGCTCGTAGACGCCGGCGAGCACGCGCAGCAAGGTCGTCTTGCCGGCGCCGTTGCCGCCGATCAGCCCCAGACGGTCGCCGTGCTCCAGCGTCAGGGACAGGCTGTTCAGGGCGTTCACGGTGATCCGGTCGTGCGCGTCATAGCGCAGCGCCCCGCTCGTGGAGGAGCGCAGCAGGGTCTTCTTCAAGGACCGCGCGCCGCCCTGGTAGAGCACGAAATCGACCGAGACGTTGTCGAGGCGAATGTTAGCCATGGGTCTTACAGCCAGTAGGCGATGCGCTTGCGGAAGCGCGCGTAGCACAGGAAGGTGAAGGTCCAGCCGGCGAGCGCCAGCAGGATCACCACGACCCAGCTCTTCCAGTCGGGGGCGGAGCCGAGCAGCGGCGCGCGGATCAGCTCGATGACGTGATAGAGCGGGTTCAGGACGACAAGGCCGCGGCGCGCGCCCATCAGTTCCGGCTTCCACATCACCGGCGTGACGAAGAACAGAAGCTGGATGACGCTGGCGATGATCAGCGGCACGTCGCGGAACCGGGTGCAGATCATGCCGAACAGCAGCATGACCCACAGCGCGTTCACCGCCAGAAGCCCGACACCCAGGAAGGCCAGAAGCCCCACCGCGCCCGGCCAGATGCCGAAGATGACCGCGACCACGGCGAAGATGACGATGTTGTGCGCGTAGATGATCAGGTTGCGCCACAGGATGCGCAGCACATGCACTGACATCGGAATGCGGACGTTCTTGATGAGCGCTTCCAGCTCGACGAAGCTCATGCAGCCTTCGTTGAGGATCGCCGCGATCAGCGTCCAGGTGGCCAGGCTGATGGACAGGAACGGCAGGTAGTTCTGCAGGTCCAGTTGGAACAGCGTGCCGTACACCAGCCCCAGGCTTCCCACCAGCACCGCCATGCTGAGCGTCAGCCAGAAGGGACCGAGGACCGAACGGCGATAACGCTTGCGGATGTCGTGCCAGCCCAGCGTGCTCCACAGCGTCCAGCGCTTCAATCCCTCGGCGAGATCGTCGCGCGCGCGCGCGATCTCGCTGCGGTCGCCGGAATCAAAGACAACACTCATTCCACAGGCCTATTGGCGTTTATCGGCAGCGTTCACCGGGGCGCTCCTCGGGGCGGACGCCGGGAGGACAGACGGCGGGCGGGGCCATGACGATCGCCATATCCCCACCCGCCGTCCAGCGCGACATTGCCAGCCGTACTCCCGGTCTTCAATGGAAACCTTCACGCCGCCATCCCCGCTCCGCCAACAGGCTGGGGTGGCTCATCGTGACATCCTGTGGCCTGTACAACAGCGCATGATTATCAATGTTGACTTCAAGGTATTGATCAAGCGTTCGGCGGCTCTGTGTGAATTTCGCGTTTCCTGAAGTCCCTTGCTTTACAAGGTCTATGAACGAGGGTATGAGGGTAGCCGCGTTTCACAGGCAAGGCTGCGGGGACCGCAGCGGATGGTTTGACGCGCGTTCCTTCGTGACGCACGACCTTGGTCCGCGGCGCCTGAATGGCATGAAGGAACGCAGCCGGCGGGAAACACGGCCTTCAGCCCCCGGCCAACGATGCAAGGCGACAAAAACGTAGGTAGTTTGCAATGAAGCGCGCATTCGTTACGGGTGTTACCGGCCAGGACGGGGCTTATCTGTCTCAGCTCCTGCTGCAGAAGGGTTATGAGGTTTACGGCCTCCTGCGCCGCAGCGCCTCGGCCGACGTGATCGATGCCCGCCTGAAGTGGCTCGGCATCGAGAAGGACGTCCGCCTGATGGATGGCAACCTCACCGACCTGTCGAGCCTGATCCGGCTGGTGGATGAGATCAAGCCGGACGAGGTCTACAACCTCGGTGCGCAGTCCTTCGTGAAGTCCTCCTGGCAGCAGCCGCTGCTGACCGGCACGATCACCGGCATGGGCGCCGCCAACGTTCTGGAGGCCGTGCGCATCGTCCATCCGAAGGCGCGCTTCTACCAGGCGTCCTCGTCCGAGATGTACGGCCTGATCCAGGAGCCCGTGCAGAGCGAGACGACCCCCTTCTACCCGCGCTCCCCCTATGCGGTCGCCAAGCTGTACGCTCACTGGATGACGGTGAACTACCGCGAGAGCTTCGGCATGCACGCCAGCAGCGGCATCCTGTTCAACCATGAATCGCCGCTGCGCGGCATCGAGTTCGTCACCCGCAAGGTGACGGACAGCGTTGCCCGCATCAAGCTCGGCCTCCAGAAGGAGCTGCCGCTCGGCAACATCGACGCCAAGCGCGACTGGGGCCACGCCCGCGATTACGTCCGCGCCATGTGGCTGATGCTGCAGCAGGACGAGGCGGACGACTATGTCGTCGCGACCAACCGCACCACCACCGTCCGCGACATGTGCCGCATCGCCTTCGAGCATGTCGGCCTGAACGCCGATGACCACATCGTCATCAAGGAAGAGCTGTTCCGCCCGGCCGAGGTGGACGTTCTGCTGGGCGATCCGGCCAAGGCCAAGGCCAAGCTGGGTTGGGAAGCCACCACCACCCTTGAAGAGATGATCAAGGAAATGGTGGAGGCCGATCTGGTCCGCGTCCGCGCCCAGATGAAGTAAGCGTTGCCGGGGGATTTCCCCCGGTGACCACATCCGCCATGGATCGCATCCCATCGCTCGGCCTTCTGCTGAGTGCCGAGTCCCTGTGCGGGCGGAGAACCGGTGTCGGCAATTACACGCTGCACCTCTGGCGCAATCTGTCGCGTTTGCCAGGCATCGGTTCAATCCAGCTTTTCGCCGGCCTGCACCGCCTGCCCCCGCCGGACTCCGGCGCGCCGGTCCGGGGGAACGCGCCGGCGTGTGGCGCGCCCAAGGCCGCCACGCCCGACGACGGTGCGGGCGCGCCGTTCTGGCGCGTCCTGGCGCGGCAATCGCGGTTGGCCGACGCCGCCTACAGGGCGGCGTACCGCGCCCGTTTCCGGCTGGCCTTCGAGAGGGCCGGCGTGCCGCGCGACCGCGCCTGCTATCATGAACCGAACATGATCCCCCGCCCTTTCGGCGGGGTGACCGTGTCCACTTTCCAGGATCTGGCCTGGCACCGCCATCCGGAGGTTCATCCGGTGGAGCGGCTGCGCTGGATCGAGCGCCATCTTCCACGCGCGCTGGAGCAGACGCGGCGGATCATCACCACTTCGGTCTTCACCCGGCGTGAGATCGTTTCGGTGCTGGGGGTCGACCCGGGGCGCATCGACGTGGTCCCCCTAGGGGTCGACGGCCGCTTCCATCCGCGCGGTCCGGACGAGACCGCGCCGGTCCTCGCCCGCCGGTCCCTGTCGCCGGGCGGCTACCTGCTGTCGGTCGGCACCGTCGAGCCACGCAAGAATCTGGGCCGCCTGCTGCGCGCCTACGCCAGCCTGCCGGCGGCCCTCGCCGAGCGCTTCCCGCTGGTCGTCGTCGGCGCGTCGGGAT from Azospirillum brasilense includes the following:
- a CDS encoding glycosyltransferase family 4 protein, producing the protein MTTSAMDRIPSLGLLLSAESLCGRRTGVGNYTLHLWRNLSRLPGIGSIQLFAGLHRLPPPDSGAPVRGNAPACGAPKAATPDDGAGAPFWRVLARQSRLADAAYRAAYRARFRLAFERAGVPRDRACYHEPNMIPRPFGGVTVSTFQDLAWHRHPEVHPVERLRWIERHLPRALEQTRRIITTSVFTRREIVSVLGVDPGRIDVVPLGVDGRFHPRGPDETAPVLARRSLSPGGYLLSVGTVEPRKNLGRLLRAYASLPAALAERFPLVVVGASGWLNSPELASMESLERAGRLRYLGYVDEEELPVLYAGARAFAYPSLYEGFGLPPLEAMASGTPVLCSAGTAMAEVVEDCGLQVDPLDEGAIAEALRVLLEDDGTAERLRALGMARAAGFTWERCARDTLVTYRKALGLTDGNA